One Labrus mixtus chromosome 12, fLabMix1.1, whole genome shotgun sequence DNA segment encodes these proteins:
- the LOC132984748 gene encoding toll-like receptor 5, translating to MWLRGHQVVIVCVLLQVPGCFPSCLILGSVANCASKNLRSVPPLPPHITHLYLEMNRIAEINSTSLSGLEELQELDLGQQAVPLVIRNNSFVAQRRLRKLELGFNLGLRLEPLAFAGLSGLKDLRLYYCSLKGSILEGNFLEPLSSLETLDLFGNQIKRLKPSMIFANMKNLKVLNLKLNRIDQICESDLVAFRGKHLEYLNLNSVYLTAMSTKSFDWKNCGNPFREVSFKILDLSNNVFSISKAKQFFRAIEGTKISHLKLSGPMGRGLSFNNFNDPDGNTFEGLRNSSIRVLDMSKNRIFTLQQGVFGPLKEVAIIDVSQNKVNQIQRNAFEGLQEHLTMLNLSHNLLGEIYSHTFSSLTNMRVLDLSHNHIGALGYDSFGGLPDLKKLLLTGNSLRNLGFPASLPRLDLLLLNDNKLEPSSVSSITRFASNIIYLDVQDNRLTDLGDVFTFLTELRRLKLLYSGGNRIRFCTLGRVSASRLSNATNLDLHGSSLRSIWSQGRCLNLFDNLQHVLGLNLSFNALQSLPQGVFKGLTSMVELDLSSNSLTYLRSDVFPESLKILHLTDNFITSPDPDAFRFLRCLNLEGNRFHCDQNLKNFLTWLSATNITFISPVQELRCEFPSGFYKVPLLEYSVQVVQQ from the exons ATGTGGCTGCGGGGTCATCAGGTGGTCATCGTCTGTGTTTTGCTGCAG GTGCCGGGATGTTTCCCATCATGCCTCATTCTGGGCTCTGTAGCAAACTGTGCCTCAAAGAACCTCCGCTCggttcctcccctccccccacacaTCACCCACCTCTACCTGGAGATGAACCGCATCGCTGAGATCAACTCCACCTCCCTGTCCggcctggaggagctgcaggagctggaccTCGGACAACAGGCCGTACCTCTCGTGATCAGGAACAACTCCTTCGTCGCACAACGACGTCTGCGGAAGCTGGAGCTCGGTTTCAACCTCGGCCTTCGACTGGAGCCTCTTGCTTTCGCGGGACTGTCCGGTTTGAAGGATCTCCGTCTGTATTACTGCTCACTTAAAGGGTCGATACTTGAGGGGAACTTTTTGGAGCCACTGTCCTCCTTAGAGACTCTTGATCTCTTTGGAAACCAGATAAAAAGACTCAAGCCTTCAATGATATTCGCAAACATGAAGAATTTGAAAGTTTTGAATCTCAAGCTGAACCGAATTGACCAAATATGTGAGTCGGATCTGGTTGCTTTTAGGGGAAAGCACTTAGAATATCTGAATTTGAACTCTGTTTATCTGACCGCAATGTCTACTAAAAGTTTCGACTGGAAGAACTGTGGGAATCCTTTTAGAGAAGTGTCCTTCAAGATACTTGACTTGTCCAACAATGTGTTTAGCATTTCAAAAGCAAAGCAGTTTTTCAGAGCCATTGAGGGGACTAAGATCAGTCATCTCAAACTTTCTGGACCAATGGGTAGAGGACTGTCCTTCAACAATTTCAATGATCCTGACGGAAACACATTTGAAGGCCTGAGAAACAGTTCAATCCGCGTTTTGGATATGTCAAAAAACAGGATCTTTACATTGCAACAGGGGGTTTTCGGTCCGCTGAAAGAGGTCGCAATAATCGATGTTTCCCAAAACAAGGTGAACCAGATCCAAAGAAACGCCTTTGAAGGTCTCCAGGAACATTTAACAATGCTCAACCTGTCTCACAACCTGCTGGGGGAAATCTACTCTCacactttttcttctctgacaaACATGCGAGTGTTGGATTTATCTCACAATCACATTGGTGCTCTTGGTTATGACTCATTTGGAGGACTTCCCGATTTGAAAAAATTACTTCTAACAGGAAACTCTTTGCGAAATCTCGGCTTCCCTGCATCTCTGCCACGCTTAGATTTGCTTCTGTTGAACGATAATAAGTTGGAGCCCTCATCTGTGAGCAGTATCACACGCTTTGCCAGTAATATTATATATCTGGACGTTCAGGACAACAGATTGACAGATCTGGGGGATGTTTTCACCTTTCTGACCGAGCTCAGACGCCTCAAGTTACTCTACAGCGGAGGAAACAGAATCAGATTCTGCACGCTCGGTAGAGTTTCAGCGAGTCGTTTGAGTAATGCCACAAACCTGGATCTTCACGGCAGCTCTCTGCGGTCTATCTGGTCTCAGGGGAGATGCTTGAATCTGTTTGACAATCTCCAACATGTGCTTGGTCTTAATTTGAGCTTCAACGCCCTGCAGTCCCTTCCTCAAGGCGTTTTCAAGGGTCTTACCTCAATGGTGGAGCTCGATCTCTCATCCAATTCCTTGACTTACCTCCGATCTGATGTGTTTCCCGAAAGTCTCAAAATTCTCCACCTGACCGACAACTTCATAACCTCCCCAGACCCGGACGCTTTCCGTTTCCTCAGATGCCTCAACCTTGAAGGAAACCGCTTTCACTGCGATCAAAACCTGAAGAACTTCCTGACCTGGCTGAGTGCGACAAACATCACCTTCATAAGTCCAGTTCAGGAGCTCAGGTGTGAGTTCCCCTCCGGTTTCTATAAAGTTCCTCTGTTAGAGTATTCTGTCCAGGTCGTGCAGCAGTAA